A portion of the Desulfosoma caldarium genome contains these proteins:
- a CDS encoding HEAT repeat domain-containing protein produces MDMEALYDRPSWEWPQGTKEKLVTLVHSTKAPTEDREIAAELLSDISVMDDHVAHILLNIAANPNENPSLRGTAAVALGAALEYVDVEGFDDPEENPLSQEAFKHIQQTFYKLFHDPRTPEDVRRHVFEGSVRAPLEWHREAIAGAYASKDDDWKLTAVFAMRWVDGYEREIMESLNAKDPDILYQAVCAAGAWGISEAASVLEEILQSEEIDEDLLFATIDAVATVMPERAPEVLGDLRNSDDPDIVDAVEDALSTARSLLTLKQDSGNGAE; encoded by the coding sequence ATGGATATGGAAGCTTTATACGATCGGCCGTCGTGGGAATGGCCGCAGGGGACCAAGGAAAAACTCGTGACGTTGGTGCACAGCACCAAAGCGCCAACAGAAGATCGGGAAATAGCTGCCGAACTTCTATCGGATATTTCCGTCATGGATGACCATGTGGCGCACATTCTGTTGAACATCGCAGCCAACCCCAATGAAAATCCCTCTCTTCGAGGCACAGCGGCCGTCGCGCTGGGCGCGGCCCTGGAATACGTCGACGTGGAAGGCTTTGACGATCCAGAAGAAAATCCGCTTTCGCAAGAGGCTTTTAAGCACATTCAGCAGACCTTTTACAAGCTCTTTCACGATCCGCGCACTCCTGAAGATGTGCGTCGCCATGTGTTTGAAGGGTCGGTTAGGGCCCCGCTGGAATGGCACAGGGAAGCCATCGCCGGGGCCTATGCCTCCAAAGACGATGACTGGAAACTGACGGCCGTGTTTGCCATGCGCTGGGTGGACGGCTATGAAAGGGAAATCATGGAATCTTTAAATGCCAAAGACCCCGACATCCTTTATCAAGCCGTGTGTGCTGCGGGTGCCTGGGGCATTTCGGAGGCGGCCTCGGTGTTGGAAGAGATTCTTCAATCGGAGGAAATCGACGAGGATCTTCTTTTCGCCACCATCGACGCCGTGGCCACCGTTATGCCGGAAAGAGCCCCTGAGGTTCTGGGAGATCTGCGCAACAGCGACGATCCGGACATTGTGGATGCTGTAGAAGATGCGCTGTCCACGGCCAGGAGCCTTCTGACGCTGAAACAGGACAGCGGCAATGGTGCGGAATAA
- a CDS encoding ABC transporter substrate-binding protein, whose amino-acid sequence MRRGLYCGLLVAMILMAGIVGQDVQAADKVYVNGIDANFPPFSYIDKDGKPAGFDVEALEWIAKEMGFKVEHKAIDWDAIIPSLTARKIDVIASGLSVTEERKKQIAFTNPYWEIKQVLVVKKDANLTVDQVLNSDQKVGLQRGTSEAKWMKENLIDKGKKFELVYYDSGPLAAEDVLNGRIIAAAMDDAPAHEVVREKPLKILGTFGMPEETFAYGVRKEDTELLKVLNEGLEKFMKSPKFQELKEKYQL is encoded by the coding sequence ATGCGACGAGGGCTCTACTGTGGTCTTTTGGTAGCCATGATTCTGATGGCCGGGATTGTGGGCCAGGATGTTCAGGCAGCCGACAAGGTTTATGTGAACGGTATCGACGCCAACTTTCCGCCGTTTTCCTACATCGACAAAGACGGCAAGCCCGCCGGGTTCGATGTGGAAGCCCTGGAGTGGATCGCCAAAGAAATGGGATTCAAGGTTGAGCATAAAGCCATCGACTGGGACGCCATCATTCCTAGCCTGACAGCTCGCAAAATCGACGTCATCGCCTCAGGATTGAGCGTGACGGAAGAACGCAAGAAGCAGATCGCCTTTACGAACCCTTACTGGGAAATCAAACAGGTGCTCGTCGTCAAGAAGGATGCCAACCTCACGGTGGACCAGGTCTTAAACAGCGACCAAAAGGTCGGCCTGCAGCGCGGCACTTCCGAAGCCAAGTGGATGAAGGAAAACCTTATCGATAAAGGTAAGAAATTTGAGTTGGTCTATTACGATTCCGGCCCTCTGGCCGCTGAAGACGTGCTGAACGGAAGAATCATTGCGGCGGCCATGGATGATGCGCCCGCCCATGAAGTGGTGCGCGAAAAACCCTTGAAGATTCTGGGAACCTTTGGCATGCCCGAAGAAACCTTTGCGTACGGGGTGCGCAAGGAAGATACGGAGTTGCTCAAGGTGCTCAACGAGGGACTCGAAAAATTCATGAAATCTCCAAAGTTCCAAGAACTGAAAGAAAAATACCAACTCTAA
- a CDS encoding FAD-binding oxidoreductase, with protein MNSPQLSPYQRLTPEILSALRHALGDQAISVHAEKLAEYAEDASHTRGYPEAVVTARTEQDVVQLMELANRYRFPVTPRGMGTGLAGGASPICGGVVLNLSAMNRILTVDPRNLVAEVEPDVVTADLKRAVKAQGLYYPPDPASIDTCSIGGNAATNAGGPSCVKYGSLGITCLD; from the coding sequence GTGAATTCCCCACAACTCAGCCCTTATCAGCGCTTGACCCCTGAGATTCTTTCGGCGCTTCGCCATGCCTTGGGAGACCAAGCCATTTCCGTGCATGCAGAAAAACTTGCAGAATACGCCGAGGATGCCTCCCACACACGGGGGTATCCCGAGGCGGTGGTGACAGCCCGCACCGAGCAGGACGTGGTGCAGCTCATGGAACTGGCCAACCGGTATCGTTTTCCCGTCACACCCCGAGGCATGGGCACGGGCTTGGCCGGCGGCGCCAGTCCCATTTGTGGCGGTGTGGTCTTGAACCTTTCCGCCATGAATCGCATTTTGACCGTCGATCCCAGGAATTTGGTGGCCGAGGTGGAACCGGATGTGGTGACGGCCGACCTCAAGCGTGCGGTCAAAGCCCAAGGTCTTTATTATCCTCCGGATCCCGCCAGCATCGACACCTGCAGCATCGGCGGCAACGCCGCCACCAATGCGGGTGGGCCTTCTTGTGTCAAATACGGGTCACTCGGGATTACGTGCTTGGACTGA
- a CDS encoding FAD-binding oxidoreductase, whose product MLGLNVVLPTGTLVPTGVRTRKGVVGYDLTRLIVGSEGTLGIITRLILRLIPHPPAVTTLVALFDDISQAMNAVSGLLTSGLVPSAVEFLDRRCLELVGDLLPFEQVHGAGSFLLVEADGHPQTIAQEIQRMGEVCLEHRAREVLMAPDAAKRERMWAVRREVSLRIEHNAAVYIPEDVVVPLEEIAGFTRCIPEIEQRFDLKIYCFGHAGDGNIHLNITACRECRQKRVEEGVQTLLLEVLKRGGTISGEHGIGVAKQPYLALEQDPEMIGLQMAIKKVFDPNLVLNPGKIFPWHHELRRV is encoded by the coding sequence GTGCTTGGACTGAACGTGGTGCTTCCTACCGGAACCCTCGTTCCCACGGGGGTTAGGACGCGAAAGGGCGTTGTCGGCTACGATCTCACGCGACTCATCGTGGGTAGCGAAGGCACGCTGGGCATCATCACCCGACTGATCTTGCGCCTCATTCCTCATCCGCCCGCCGTGACCACTTTGGTGGCGCTCTTTGACGACATAAGCCAGGCCATGAACGCCGTTTCGGGACTTCTCACCTCCGGCCTGGTCCCCTCGGCCGTGGAATTTTTAGATCGACGCTGTCTGGAACTGGTGGGAGACCTCCTGCCGTTTGAACAGGTTCACGGAGCCGGATCTTTTCTTTTGGTGGAAGCCGACGGACATCCGCAAACGATTGCTCAGGAAATCCAGCGCATGGGCGAAGTGTGCCTGGAACACAGAGCCCGCGAGGTGCTGATGGCTCCTGACGCCGCCAAGAGGGAAAGAATGTGGGCGGTACGCCGCGAAGTGTCGCTGCGCATTGAACACAACGCCGCCGTCTACATTCCGGAAGACGTCGTGGTGCCTCTGGAAGAAATCGCGGGCTTCACGCGGTGCATTCCGGAAATAGAACAGCGCTTTGACCTGAAGATTTATTGTTTCGGCCATGCAGGGGATGGAAACATTCACTTGAACATCACGGCGTGTCGGGAATGCCGCCAAAAGCGGGTGGAAGAGGGCGTTCAGACCTTGCTTCTGGAAGTGCTCAAGCGTGGGGGGACCATTTCCGGGGAGCATGGGATTGGTGTGGCCAAGCAACCTTATCTTGCGTTGGAACAAGACCCCGAAATGATCGGGTTGCAGATGGCGATCAAAAAGGTCTTTGATCCAAACCTCGTTTTGAATCCGGGAAAGATTTTTCCTTGGCACCATGAGCTGCGGAGGGTCTAG
- a CDS encoding pyridoxal phosphate-dependent aminotransferase has protein sequence MALERSALEAAGKRYRDEGISRRVRGIAVSAIKEIPLLAQKVPGCVSLGQGISSFPTPEHIVDAVCRHLRESVWTGKYTLGPGLPALRRAFADMLVRERGLWVDPDTEICITVGAMEGLCATVLTLIEPGDEVLLPSPNYASHIEQVLLAEGIPVFFPLKPATWQLDLDALGHAISPRTKAIIICHPHNPTGAVFSKEDLLVVAQWALEHGFYIICDETYDFLTYDGKPYWSLLSMPELRRQVIGVFSFSKKYAMTGWRVGAVVAPADILDHVMKVHDAAAICAPTPSQVAALAALEGPQECVAHFRKTFQARRDRVCSFLDRMAPHLSYVKPQGAYYVMVKFPPQAGDSMTVALRLLHEARVITIPGSAFGPGGEGHVRLSFGSTEAELDEAMERLARWFEKNTA, from the coding sequence GTGGCTTTGGAGCGTTCGGCTTTGGAAGCGGCAGGAAAGCGGTATCGGGACGAGGGGATCAGCCGAAGGGTTCGAGGCATTGCTGTGTCCGCCATCAAGGAAATACCATTGCTGGCCCAGAAGGTTCCCGGCTGCGTTTCCTTGGGACAGGGAATTTCTTCCTTTCCCACGCCCGAGCACATCGTGGATGCGGTATGCCGGCATCTGAGGGAGAGCGTTTGGACGGGAAAATATACCCTGGGTCCTGGGCTTCCGGCACTTCGCAGAGCGTTTGCGGACATGCTTGTTCGGGAGCGGGGCCTGTGGGTGGATCCGGATACAGAAATCTGCATTACGGTAGGCGCCATGGAAGGGCTGTGTGCCACCGTACTCACCTTGATCGAGCCCGGCGACGAAGTGCTTCTGCCGTCTCCCAATTACGCTTCCCATATCGAACAAGTGCTTTTGGCCGAAGGTATCCCGGTCTTCTTTCCGCTCAAACCCGCTACATGGCAGTTGGACCTCGACGCCCTTGGCCATGCCATATCTCCCAGGACCAAGGCGATCATTATCTGCCATCCCCACAACCCGACCGGGGCCGTTTTTTCCAAAGAGGATCTGCTGGTCGTGGCCCAGTGGGCATTGGAACACGGTTTTTACATCATTTGTGATGAAACCTACGATTTCCTTACCTATGACGGCAAACCTTATTGGAGCCTGCTGTCGATGCCGGAGCTGCGGCGTCAAGTGATCGGGGTTTTCAGTTTTTCCAAAAAATACGCCATGACCGGCTGGAGAGTCGGCGCCGTGGTGGCCCCGGCGGATATTTTGGATCATGTGATGAAGGTGCACGATGCCGCCGCCATCTGTGCCCCGACGCCGTCCCAAGTGGCCGCCCTGGCCGCTCTGGAAGGGCCTCAGGAATGCGTGGCGCACTTTCGAAAAACCTTTCAGGCCAGGCGCGACAGGGTCTGTTCCTTTCTGGACCGCATGGCACCCCACCTATCTTACGTCAAGCCTCAAGGGGCCTATTATGTCATGGTAAAATTTCCGCCCCAGGCCGGCGATTCCATGACCGTGGCTCTTCGGCTGCTTCACGAAGCCCGCGTCATCACCATTCCCGGCAGCGCCTTTGGACCGGGCGGCGAAGGCCATGTACGGCTTTCTTTTGGCAGCACGGAAGCCGAACTGGACGAAGCCATGGAAAGGCTCGCGCGTTGGTTTGAAAAGAATACGGCATGA
- a CDS encoding RNA recognition motif domain-containing protein, whose translation MNLYVGNLAYSVTEDDLRAAFAKYGEVSSVNIIIDRQTGQSKGFGFVEMPLNADADKAIKALNGADLQGRTLKVNQAKPRPSRLSRGPRYD comes from the coding sequence ATGAATCTTTACGTCGGAAATCTCGCCTACAGTGTCACGGAAGACGATCTGCGCGCCGCTTTTGCCAAGTACGGCGAAGTGAGCAGTGTCAACATCATCATTGATCGTCAAACCGGACAATCCAAAGGGTTTGGCTTCGTGGAAATGCCACTGAACGCCGACGCGGACAAGGCCATCAAGGCGCTCAACGGCGCAGACTTGCAAGGCCGCACCCTCAAGGTCAACCAGGCCAAACCGCGACCCAGTCGTCTTTCCCGCGGCCCTCGTTACGACTAA
- a CDS encoding metal-dependent hydrolase, whose amino-acid sequence MSVTVTWYSHACILIESEGTHLLVDPFFTGNPLAPVDADKVSADVIFVSHGHGDHLGDTVAIAKRTGATVISNFEICNWLAAQGLTKLHPHHIGGGSNHPWGRVKLTIAHHGSALPDGSYGGNPCGFLFSIGGSKIYHACDTGLFYDMVLIGEEGIDLAILPIGDNFTMGPDDALRAVKLLKPSKVLPIHYDTFDIIQQDPAAWKERVEKETSTHVVLLKPGETLIL is encoded by the coding sequence ATGAGTGTCACTGTGACGTGGTACAGCCATGCCTGTATCTTGATCGAATCGGAAGGAACCCATCTTCTGGTGGACCCGTTCTTTACGGGAAATCCTTTGGCCCCGGTGGATGCGGACAAGGTTTCGGCGGACGTGATCTTCGTGTCCCATGGGCACGGAGACCATTTGGGAGATACGGTCGCCATTGCCAAGCGCACGGGAGCCACGGTGATTTCCAATTTTGAAATCTGCAACTGGCTTGCGGCTCAGGGTCTGACAAAGTTGCATCCGCACCACATCGGTGGCGGATCGAACCATCCGTGGGGACGGGTCAAGTTGACCATTGCCCACCATGGATCGGCTTTACCCGACGGATCCTACGGCGGCAATCCCTGCGGATTTCTTTTTAGCATAGGTGGTTCCAAAATCTATCACGCCTGCGATACGGGGCTTTTTTACGACATGGTGCTCATCGGCGAAGAAGGCATCGACCTGGCCATTTTGCCCATTGGAGATAATTTTACCATGGGACCCGACGATGCGCTGCGCGCCGTAAAGCTCCTTAAGCCGTCCAAGGTCCTGCCCATTCACTACGACACCTTTGACATCATTCAGCAGGACCCGGCGGCATGGAAGGAACGGGTGGAAAAGGAAACCTCAACCCATGTGGTGCTGCTGAAACCCGGCGAGACGCTGATCCTCTAG
- a CDS encoding Crp/Fnr family transcriptional regulator: MMFLRKAEIFVGVSAEVLDRIQAMAEEEQVPEGHVFFRAGEPAAFLYVLKDGQVALTTVGAAPITFPIGEAGAVFGWSALVEPRTYTATCETTMPTTVIRLDGTQLLQMFEDNPQDGLLVLRRLAGVMASRLRASYERFAR, from the coding sequence ATGATGTTTCTGAGGAAGGCGGAAATCTTCGTGGGGGTCAGCGCTGAGGTTTTGGACCGGATTCAGGCCATGGCGGAGGAAGAGCAGGTTCCGGAGGGGCACGTTTTCTTTCGAGCTGGGGAACCCGCGGCGTTTCTTTATGTGTTGAAGGATGGGCAAGTGGCCTTGACCACAGTGGGTGCCGCGCCCATCACGTTTCCCATTGGTGAAGCCGGGGCCGTTTTCGGCTGGTCGGCTCTTGTGGAACCGCGCACCTATACGGCGACCTGTGAAACTACCATGCCCACGACGGTCATTCGGCTAGACGGCACCCAGCTTCTTCAAATGTTCGAGGATAATCCTCAAGACGGCTTGTTGGTCCTTCGTCGCCTCGCCGGCGTCATGGCGTCTCGCTTGAGGGCCAGTTACGAAAGGTTTGCCCGCTGA
- the sat gene encoding sulfate adenylyltransferase, with translation MAEIGHGGKEIVERILDPKEAPAKVRGLKQVPVRSQIANEVIGIAYGFFCPLTGFMGLEDLDSVVKKMRLKDGTIWSIPILFDMSDQELSDYGIKAGDTICLTYHGNPMAIFEIFEIYSYDKQAICQSIFGTADSKHPGCARTYAYKDKFLGGNITLVTTPKINPPFDPYFIPPLEMRKRFREKGWQRIVAHQTRNVPHTGHEWLMKGAWLQAYGELPIEKPLVGVLVNAIIGEKRKGDYIDEAIILTQDELRKSGYFGDHNHMTSLTFWDMRYAGPKEAVFHAALRTNLGLTHHMYGRDHAGVGTYYGPYDAHHLLASVKDELNITPVYSMNWLYCPHCGEITSEGLCNHKSEWQKFSGTVIRSIVQDGVKPPRLIFRPEVFDLVMECAEKYGFGSPFVTDEYLAKRTPVFTIPPLAGL, from the coding sequence ATGGCAGAAATCGGGCATGGCGGTAAAGAAATAGTGGAACGGATTCTGGACCCCAAAGAGGCGCCCGCGAAGGTGCGGGGCTTGAAACAGGTGCCGGTCCGGAGTCAGATCGCCAATGAAGTGATCGGCATTGCCTACGGGTTTTTCTGCCCTCTTACGGGTTTCATGGGGCTGGAAGACCTGGATTCTGTCGTGAAGAAAATGCGTCTTAAAGATGGCACTATCTGGAGCATTCCCATTCTGTTTGACATGTCCGACCAGGAACTGTCGGATTATGGCATCAAGGCAGGGGATACGATCTGCCTCACGTATCACGGCAACCCCATGGCCATTTTTGAAATTTTCGAAATTTATTCTTATGACAAACAAGCCATCTGCCAGTCCATTTTCGGCACGGCCGATAGCAAACATCCGGGGTGCGCTCGCACCTATGCGTACAAAGACAAATTCTTGGGCGGCAACATCACCCTGGTCACCACTCCCAAGATCAATCCGCCCTTTGATCCTTATTTCATTCCGCCCTTGGAGATGCGCAAGCGTTTTCGCGAGAAGGGCTGGCAGCGTATCGTGGCGCATCAGACCCGCAACGTGCCGCACACGGGGCATGAGTGGCTCATGAAAGGAGCCTGGTTGCAAGCGTATGGTGAACTGCCCATCGAAAAACCTCTGGTGGGCGTGTTGGTCAACGCCATCATCGGCGAAAAACGCAAGGGCGACTACATTGACGAGGCCATCATTTTGACGCAAGACGAACTGCGCAAGTCCGGCTATTTTGGAGACCACAACCACATGACGTCTTTAACTTTTTGGGACATGCGCTATGCCGGGCCAAAAGAAGCTGTTTTTCATGCGGCCTTGCGGACCAACCTCGGGCTGACCCATCACATGTACGGTCGTGACCATGCGGGCGTCGGAACCTATTACGGCCCCTACGATGCGCACCACCTGTTGGCGAGCGTGAAAGACGAGCTGAACATCACTCCTGTCTATTCCATGAACTGGCTTTATTGCCCGCATTGCGGAGAAATTACCAGCGAAGGGCTGTGCAATCACAAGAGCGAGTGGCAAAAGTTCAGCGGAACCGTCATTCGCAGCATCGTGCAAGATGGCGTCAAACCGCCTCGACTTATATTCCGCCCCGAAGTGTTTGATCTGGTCATGGAATGCGCCGAAAAGTACGGATTCGGCTCTCCGTTTGTCACCGACGAGTACCTGGCAAAAAGGACGCCCGTTTTCACCATTCCACCCTTGGCGGGCTTATAG
- a CDS encoding DUF6955 family protein codes for MTEEKYPINIWVNEERYEKLKDAGLAHMCEEMLAGMKVIRVYANAAQRDKILKVFPTAKFDSATTKSIELLPRQVKDQIFDKVVEKKSVDILEEFLSAY; via the coding sequence ATGACCGAGGAAAAATACCCCATCAACATCTGGGTCAATGAAGAGCGCTATGAAAAGCTCAAAGACGCGGGATTGGCCCACATGTGCGAGGAAATGCTCGCCGGCATGAAGGTCATCCGTGTTTATGCCAACGCGGCACAACGGGACAAAATCCTCAAAGTGTTTCCCACCGCCAAGTTCGATTCGGCAACCACCAAGAGCATCGAGCTCTTGCCACGGCAAGTCAAGGACCAGATCTTTGACAAGGTGGTGGAAAAGAAGTCCGTGGACATCTTGGAAGAATTCCTGAGCGCGTACTAA
- a CDS encoding RrF2 family transcriptional regulator has translation MVSLSTRSRYGTRLMMSLARHSTETPVQIADVALDQGISVKYLEQIALVLRKAGLIKTVRGRKGGHMLAKDPENITLEDIVAALEGGRHLAACVSNPHLCPRASRCGPRRVWQELSETLFEKLRLWTLRDVVRLEETLMNREDSSSHRDAAIFCLDSSRGLLSDRTRTACGRKDRDALRQ, from the coding sequence ATGGTCAGCCTATCGACTCGCAGCCGTTATGGGACCCGCCTTATGATGTCTCTCGCGAGGCACTCCACAGAAACTCCCGTGCAAATCGCCGATGTGGCCCTGGACCAAGGAATTTCCGTGAAGTACCTGGAACAAATCGCGCTTGTTTTGAGAAAGGCGGGGCTCATCAAGACCGTGCGAGGACGAAAAGGCGGCCACATGTTGGCGAAGGACCCCGAGAATATCACGTTGGAGGACATCGTTGCGGCCCTCGAAGGGGGCCGACACCTTGCGGCTTGTGTGTCCAACCCTCATCTATGTCCTCGAGCTTCACGCTGCGGCCCTCGACGGGTCTGGCAGGAATTGTCGGAAACACTCTTTGAAAAACTCCGCTTGTGGACCTTGAGGGATGTTGTTCGTCTGGAGGAAACCCTTATGAACCGAGAAGATTCTTCAAGCCATCGGGACGCGGCGATTTTCTGTCTTGATTCTTCTCGTGGTCTTCTTTCTGACCGAACCCGCACCGCATGCGGCCGAAAGGACCGCGACGCTTTAAGGCAATAA
- a CDS encoding sigma-54-dependent transcriptional regulator, with translation MKKDLPPHILIVDDDPAHRLMLTTLLGDWGYRVDEADGGLAAVHRVQEQPLDAVIMDVRMPDLDGIEATRRIHQYNPALPVIVLTAFSSVPSAVEALKAGAYDYLTKPLDFDALRLTLNRALEYTQLRAENQELREQLARLRLPEIIGKSPAMERLVELLALVAPSEATVLITGESGTGKSLVARAIHANSRRSQGPLVEVNCAAIPENLMETELFGHDKGAFTGADKARRGRFAQADGGTIFLDEVGELSLPMQAKLLRVLQDGQIQRVGSDQPHVVDVRILAATNRDLQGMIQYGAFREDLYYRLNVVTVEVPPLRQRKDDIPLLVDHFLKTFAAKNKRTVRGITPRAMDLLVKYDWPGNVRELENVMERAVILLRSDYLTEAELPLHLQRATPSDPSSLESKATPEELEPVSSMTLAEMEKHLIERVLEETGGNKSEAARRLGITRRTLRLKLKKYADDAPS, from the coding sequence ATGAAAAAAGACTTACCTCCGCATATTCTCATCGTGGATGACGATCCCGCCCATCGCCTCATGCTCACTACCCTTCTTGGCGATTGGGGGTATCGTGTGGACGAGGCTGACGGGGGCCTTGCGGCCGTGCACAGGGTTCAGGAGCAGCCTTTGGATGCGGTGATCATGGACGTGCGCATGCCTGACCTTGACGGCATTGAAGCCACGCGCCGCATCCACCAATACAATCCGGCGCTGCCGGTGATTGTGCTCACGGCTTTTTCCTCCGTTCCTTCGGCCGTGGAAGCCCTCAAGGCCGGAGCCTACGATTATCTGACCAAACCCCTGGATTTTGATGCCCTACGCCTGACCTTGAATCGGGCGCTAGAGTACACTCAGCTGCGCGCCGAAAATCAGGAATTGAGGGAACAACTGGCCCGCCTGCGCCTGCCGGAAATCATCGGAAAGAGTCCCGCCATGGAGCGGCTTGTGGAACTGCTGGCGCTGGTGGCGCCCAGCGAAGCCACGGTGCTGATCACGGGGGAAAGCGGCACGGGCAAGAGTCTGGTGGCTCGAGCCATCCATGCCAATAGCCGGCGCAGCCAAGGGCCGCTGGTGGAAGTCAACTGCGCTGCCATTCCCGAGAACCTCATGGAAACCGAACTGTTCGGCCACGACAAAGGGGCCTTTACGGGCGCGGACAAGGCTCGCCGTGGCCGTTTCGCTCAAGCCGACGGGGGCACCATTTTCCTCGATGAGGTGGGGGAGCTGTCCCTGCCCATGCAAGCCAAACTTCTGCGTGTGCTTCAAGACGGTCAGATTCAAAGGGTGGGAAGCGATCAGCCCCATGTCGTGGATGTCAGGATTCTGGCGGCCACCAACAGGGACTTGCAAGGCATGATCCAATACGGCGCTTTTCGAGAAGACCTGTATTACCGGCTCAATGTGGTCACCGTGGAAGTGCCGCCTTTGCGGCAACGCAAGGACGACATTCCTCTTCTTGTGGACCATTTCCTCAAGACCTTTGCAGCAAAGAACAAAAGGACGGTTCGGGGTATCACGCCCCGCGCCATGGACCTTCTGGTCAAATACGATTGGCCTGGAAACGTTCGGGAATTGGAAAACGTCATGGAACGAGCCGTCATTCTGTTGCGGAGCGATTACCTCACCGAGGCCGAACTTCCCCTGCACCTGCAGCGAGCCACCCCTTCCGATCCTTCATCGCTCGAAAGCAAAGCCACCCCGGAAGAACTTGAGCCTGTCTCGTCCATGACGCTGGCGGAAATGGAAAAGCATCTCATTGAAAGGGTTTTGGAAGAAACCGGGGGCAACAAGAGCGAAGCGGCGCGGCGGCTGGGAATCACCCGGCGAACCTTGAGGCTCAAACTGAAAAAATACGCCGATGATGCCCCATCCTGA